TCGACGATACGCATGATGATGGTATCGACGATACCGCCGAAATAGCCCGCCACCAGGCCAAGCACAATCCCCATCACCAGCGACAGCGCCACCACCAGACAGCCCACCAGCAGCGACAGGCGCGCGCCGTACATCAGGCGCGACATCACATCGCGGCCCACGTCGTCGGTGCCGAGAATATGCGCCCAACTGCCGCCATCCTGCCAGACCGGCGGAGCCAGCAGCGCATCGCGGAACTGCTCCGCCGGGTTATGCGGCGCGACGATGTTCGCGAAGACCGCAATCAGGATCATGATGACGACATACACCAGCCCGACGACCGCGCCTTTGTTACGTTTGAAGTAGTGCCAGAACTCCTGCATCGGTGTCATTGGCACCGGTGCGGCCACCACTTTGTTTTCAGTTAGTTGCGTCATGATGGCCCCTTATTTCTTATGACGAATACGCGGGTTCACCACGCCATAGAGCAGATCGACCAGCAGGTTGACGAGAATAATCATCGTCGCCACCAGCAGCACGCCGCCCTGCACGACCGGATAATCGCGGCGCTGCAGCGCGTCGATAAGCCAGCGGCCGAGGCCTGGCCAGGAGAAGATGGTTTCCGTCAGGATAGCGCCCGCGAGCAGCGTGCCCACCTGAAGCCCAATCACCGTCACGACAGGCAGCATGGCGTTACGCAGCGCGTGGATAATGATAACGCGCATACGGGTCAGGCCCTTGGCGCGCGCGGTGCGGATGTAATCTTCGCCGAGCACTTCCAGCATCGCCGAGCGGGTCATACGCACAATGACCGCCAGCGGAATAGTGCCAAGCACCACGGCGGGCAGAACCATATGCGCCAGCGCGTCGATAAAGTTGCCCTCTTCGCCCCAGATGGCGGTGTCGATAAGCATAAAGCCGGTCAGCGGGTTGGTATCGTCAAGGAACACCATATCGCTGACGCGCCCGGACACCGGCGTCAGGTTCCACTGCACCGAGACCAGCATGATAAGCATCATGCCCCACCAGAAGATAGGCATGGAGTAGCCGGTCAGCGCCAGGCCTACCGCCGTGTGATCGAAGATAGAACCGCGTTTGACGGCAGCCAGCACGCCCACCGGAATACCGACGGCGACCGCGAAAATCATCGCGCAGATGCCCAGTTCCAGCGTCGCTTTAAAGCGCGGCACGAACTCGTCCCACACCGGGAGGCGGCTTTTGAGCGACAGGCCTAAATCGCCATGCAGGACACCCCAGATATAGTGGAGATACTGCTCCC
This DNA window, taken from Cronobacter universalis NCTC 9529, encodes the following:
- the dppB gene encoding dipeptide ABC transporter permease DppB, which codes for MLQFILRRLGLVIPTFIGITLLTFAFVHMIPGDPVMIMAGERGISPERHAQLLAELGLDKPLWEQYLHYIWGVLHGDLGLSLKSRLPVWDEFVPRFKATLELGICAMIFAVAVGIPVGVLAAVKRGSIFDHTAVGLALTGYSMPIFWWGMMLIMLVSVQWNLTPVSGRVSDMVFLDDTNPLTGFMLIDTAIWGEEGNFIDALAHMVLPAVVLGTIPLAVIVRMTRSAMLEVLGEDYIRTARAKGLTRMRVIIIHALRNAMLPVVTVIGLQVGTLLAGAILTETIFSWPGLGRWLIDALQRRDYPVVQGGVLLVATMIILVNLLVDLLYGVVNPRIRHKK